The following proteins come from a genomic window of Corynebacterium falsenii:
- a CDS encoding YbjQ family protein: protein MLVTTTNTVDGHEINNYLRVVSGETVAGINALKDIGASFRNLVGGRSGSYEGEIRNARESALAEMVDRAIELGAHGVVGVDVAYQSLGDGAVILVSAAGTAVTFAS from the coding sequence ATGCTCGTCACAACCACCAACACCGTCGACGGTCACGAAATCAACAACTACCTGCGTGTTGTGTCGGGCGAGACCGTCGCCGGCATTAACGCTCTGAAGGACATCGGCGCATCCTTCCGCAATTTAGTGGGCGGTCGTTCGGGTTCATACGAAGGCGAGATCCGCAATGCCCGCGAATCCGCCCTCGCGGAGATGGTGGACAGGGCAATCGAACTCGGTGCGCACGGGGTGGTCGGCGTGGACGTAGCGTACCAATCGCTGGGCGACGGGGCGGTGATCCTCGTCAGCGCGGCCGGCACCGCAGTGACGTTCGCCAGCTAG